In a genomic window of candidate division KSB1 bacterium:
- the nuoK gene encoding NADH-quinone oxidoreductase subunit NuoK, whose translation MTVGLEHYLVLSAALFSLGLLAVITKKNAVTVLMGIELILNAANINFVAFARFIDTDLDGQVFAIFVIVTAAASAAVALAIVLNLYEHLRSINLEEADSLAG comes from the coding sequence ATGACGGTCGGTTTAGAACATTATTTGGTTTTAAGTGCGGCTTTATTTTCCCTTGGTTTGCTGGCCGTGATTACCAAGAAAAATGCCGTAACCGTGCTCATGGGCATTGAATTAATTTTAAACGCCGCAAACATTAATTTCGTCGCATTTGCACGCTTTATCGATACCGATTTGGATGGTCAAGTCTTCGCGATATTTGTGATTGTTACGGCTGCGGCTTCAGCGGCAGTTGCACTGGCGATTGTTTTAAATCTTTACGAGCACTTGCGCTCAATCAATCTTGAAGAAGCGGATTCCTTAGCGGGATAA